A single window of Motacilla alba alba isolate MOTALB_02 chromosome 12, Motacilla_alba_V1.0_pri, whole genome shotgun sequence DNA harbors:
- the LOC119706000 gene encoding histone H1.8, whose amino-acid sequence MVPLPAAKAAGIAPRCQAQHPPTLQMIKEALQAHDEKKGASVVAIKRFILAKYPTVDPIRLKYMLKQALSKGLSCGELVRPHNSTAVGATGTFKLALKKSVQKKQLGQTDVAREQAPKPGQKGTPKDPQAPTAAARRRGATKQQPKVKPVKAQPRAAEKSRSKRAKQPQTADQPQAHDRAHDPGPSGPPKAAGHRQAPRKGRSGPSTAQAAESTGGSDSDSSASAGVGGPQKAPRGKSKGKVPKGAQRGAPKAQGGQDKAKKPRVTAGAGQGKARMKKAAPVAADRKAP is encoded by the exons ATGGTCCCTCTTCcagcagccaaagctgctgGTATCGCCCCACGCTGCCAGGCCCAGCACCCTCCAACCCTGCAGATGATCAAGGAGGCACTGCAGGCCCACGATGAGAAGAAGGGTGCCTCTGTGGTTGCCATCAAGCGTTTCATCCTGGCTAAGTACCCCACTGTGGACCCCATCCGCCTCAAGTACATGCTGAAGCAGGCGCTGAGCAAGGGGCTGAGCTGCGGGGAGCTGGTGCGGCCCCACAACTCGACTGCTGTGGGGGCCACTGGCACCTTCAAG TTAGCACTCAAGAAATCAGTGCAAAAGAAGCAGCTGGGCCAGACAGATGTTGCCAGAGAGCAGGCCCCAAAGCCAGGACAGAAAGGGACCCCCAAGGACCCCCAggcccccacagcagcagcacgaCGGCGAG GTGCCACCAAGCAGCAGCCGAAGGTGAAGCCTGTGAAG GCCCAGCCACGAGCAGCAGAGAAGTCCAGGAGCAAGAGAGCCAAGCAGCCCCAAACTGCTGACCAGCCCCAGGCTCATGATCGGGCTCATGACCCAGGGCCTTCAGGGCCCCCAAAAGCCGCTGGCCACCGCCAGGCCCCCCGGAAAGGACGCTCAggacccagcacagctcaggctgctgagaGCACAGGAGGGAGCGATAGCGACAGCTCTGCAagtgctggggtgggggggcCCCAGAAGGCCCCCCGGGGAAAGAGCAAGGGGAAGGTGCCCAAGGGGGCACAGCGGGGTGCCCCCAAGGCACAGGGAGGTCAAGATAAGGCGAAGAAGCCCCGGgtgactgcaggagctgggcaggggaaggcCAGGATGAAGAAGGCAGCCCCCGTGGCAGCAGACAGAAAGGCTCCGTAG